From the Sebastes umbrosus isolate fSebUmb1 chromosome 2, fSebUmb1.pri, whole genome shotgun sequence genome, one window contains:
- the calca gene encoding calcitonin/calcitonin-related polypeptide, alpha — translation MIMLKLWTLLVAYTLIICQMYVSQAAPSRTSKESMSDGVTLSNDDAQLLLRAIKELITSDEQDQQTADGNSNATAQKRACNTATCVTHRLADFLSRSGGLGHSNFVPTNVGAQAFGRRKRRGPM, via the exons atgataatgctgaaaCTCTGGACTCTCCTTGTTGCCTACACACTGATCATTTGTCAGATGTACGTCTCACAGGCAGCTCCATCCAG AACTAGTAAGGAGTCTATGTCAGATGGAGTCACACTATCGAACGATGATGCCCAGCTGTTACTCAGAGCTATCAAGGAGTTGATAACTTCAGATGAGCAAGACCAGCAAACAGCTGATGGAAACAG CAATGCAACAGCACAGAAGCGGGCGTGCAACACAGCCACCTGCGTGACCCACCGCTTGGCTGACTTCCTGAGTCGGTCAGGAGGATTGGGACACAGCAACTTTGTCCCCACCAACGTGGGCGCCCAGGCGTTTGGCAGACGGAAGCGGCGCGGCCCTATGTGA